A part of Gambusia affinis linkage group LG21, SWU_Gaff_1.0, whole genome shotgun sequence genomic DNA contains:
- the nanog gene encoding homeobox protein NANOG: MAEWKTQVTYNYNPSYHTYAYSLVYQSVPEQNHGNLPAWGDNGVPDYNDGTPQNLCTAVAPITAMNGKESPPRSPEAVTESYQSTGLVYLDGTQADHLAEAYGDGGGEVKRARSDSVSDSEAHTSPDSWSSVSSREGSLPQVDPANWVEKDVDEEPVIRSLDGNEDVSSSFMEESRNLAAHGNGDGNGNGNNSIPAPLPAPMKPTTNTAATPKVKVRAAFTESQMNALVQRFSVQRYLTPAEMKNLAEMTGLTYKQVKTWFQNRRMKLRRHQKDTSWVSERYAVHKDTSIHRPVLSNMASHIPPYQGDGRPQFRDHYNQHSMEAAFTKTPPNLAYYLAAVGGAAGSAGYPSWSTNASQATVPNQAHNARWSVPQGGGPFDYSPNAFNSNNYMHAARYDSKEGESVNSALSTAVIHNGNQ; this comes from the exons ATGGCAGAATGGAAGACGCAGGTAACTTACAATTACAACCCGTCTTATCATACCTACGCCTACAGTCTCGTGTATCAGTCGGTACCCGAACAGAACCATGGAAACCTGCCTGCCTGGGGCGACAACGGAGTCCCGGACTACAATGACGGGACGCCGCAGAATCTTTGCACCGCCGTCGCTCCCATCACCGCTATGAACGGGAAAGAGTCTCCGCCACGCAGCCCCGAGGCCGTGACGGAAAGTTATCAGAGTACCGGCCTCGTTTATCTCGATGGCACCCAGGCAGACCATCTAGCTGAGGCCTATGGAGACGGAGGGGGTGAGGTGAAGCGAGCCAGGAGTGACTCAGTCAGCGACTCTGAAGCGCACACTTCACCTG ATTCTTGGAGCTCTGTCAGCAGCCGTGAAGGAAGTCTTCCTCAGGTGGACCCCGCTAACTGGGTTGAGAAGGATGTTGATGAGGAGCCCGTCATCAGAAGCCTGGATGGCAATGAGGATGTTTCCAGCTCTTTCATGGAGGAGTCCCGGAACTTGGCTGCACACGGGAACGGGGACGGGAATGGGAACGGGAACAACTCAATCCCTGCACCCCTTCCTGCCCCAATGAAGCCTACCACCAATACTGCAGCTACTCCTAAAGTGAAGGTCCGGGCAGCCTTTACAGAGAGTCAGATGAATGCTCTCGTCCAGCGCTTCAGTGTTCAGCGTTACCTCACTCCAGCTGAGATGAAGAACCTGGCAGAAATGACTGGACTGACCTACAAACAG GTGAAGACCTGGTTTCAGAACAGGAGGATGAAGCTCAGGAGGCATCAGAAAGATACCAGCTGGGTGTCAGAGCGTTATGCCGTCCACAAGGACACGTCCATCCACAGACCGGTCTTGTCCAACATGGCCTCTCACATCCCACCC tATCAAGGAGATGGTCGGCCCCAGTTCAGGGATCATTACAACCAGCATTCGATGGAGGCAGCTTTTACGAAGACCCCACCAAATCTGGCCTACTACCTTGCAGCTGTGGGCGGCGCAGCTGGATCCGCTGGCTATCCATCTTGGTCCACTAATGCGTCGCAGGCCACTGTCCCAAACCAGGCCCATAATGCTAGGTGGTCCGTACCACAAGGAGGTGGTCCCTTTGATTACAGCCCCAACGCGTTCAACTCAAATAATTACATGCATGCTGCACGCTATGATAGCAAAGAGGGGGAGTCTGTAAACAGCGCCCTAAGCACAGCTGTAATTCATAATGGAAACCAGTAG
- the tm9sf1 gene encoding transmembrane 9 superfamily member 1, with amino-acid sequence MAVLCFLILSLFSGWAASYQEGDNVTLYVNKVGPYHNPQETYHYYTLPVCRPDKVHHKSLSLGEVLDGDRMAESLYFIRFRKNEERKTLCKITLSEKQVDELREAIEELYYFEFVLDDIPIWGFVGYIEESGFLPHSHKVGLWTHLDFNIEYNGDSVIFANVSVKDVKPFPLEEGAGAAVAGVGVGGGSLTVTHTYSVRWFESSLPSARRAERLRDYSFFPKTLEIHWLSIINSLVLVVLLLGFVIIILMRVLKNDFARYNVEEEGGCDDLDQGDNGWKIIHTDVFRFPPFKSLLCAVLGVGAQFLTLATAIIVMALLGMFNVHRHGAINSAAIVLYALTSCVSGYVSCSFYTQINGQRWVWNIILTSSLFSAPLFFTWSVVNSVHWWSGSTQALPATTVLLLLGAWVLVGFPLSVIGGIVGKNRAGSFQAPCRTRNIPRQIPPQPWYKHTVVHMAIGGFLPFSAISVELYYIFATVWGREHYTLYGILLCVFAILLSVGACISVALTYFLLSGEDYRWWWRSVLSTGSTGLFIFVYSVFYYRNRSSMSGLVQSSEFFGYSLLTALVFTLMLGSVSFWASLAFIRYIYRNLKMD; translated from the exons ATGGCAGTGCTCTGCTTCTTGATCCTGAGCTTGTTCTCAGGCTGGGCAGCGAGCTACCAGGAGGGAGACAATGTGACTCTTTATGTCAACAAAGTGGGCCCTTACCATAATCCTCAGGAGACGTATCACTACTACACTCTGCCTGTTTGCAGACCAGATAAG GTGCACCACAAGTCCCTGAGTCTGGGCGAAGTGCTGGACGGTGACAGAATGGCCGAATCTTTATATTTCATCCGCTTCCGAAAGAACGAGGAGAGAAAAACTCTCTGCAAGATCACGCTGTCGGAAAAACAG GTGGACGAGCTTCGTGAAGCCATCGAGGAGCTGTATTACTTTGAATTTGTCCTGGATGATATTCCAATCTGGGGCTTTGTGGGGTACATTGAAGAGAGCGGCTTCCTGCCTCACAGCCACAAG GTGGGCTTGTGGACTCACCTAGACTTCAACATCGAGTACAACGGCGACTCCGTCATCTTTGCCAACGTCTCGGTGAAGGACGTCAAGCCCTTTCCCTTGGAGGAGGGGGCGGGAGCAGCGGTGGCCGGGGTCGGCGTGGGCGGAGGCAGCCTGACGGTCACGCACACTTACAGCGTCCGCTGGTTCGAGTCCAGCCTGCCTTCCGCCCGGAGAGCCGAGCGCCTTAGAGATTACTCGTTCTTCCCGAAAACGCTGGAGATCCACTGGTTGTCCATCATCAACTCGCTGGTGctggtggtgctgctgctgggcTTCGTCATTATCATCCTGATGCGGGTCCTTAAAAACGACTTTGCCAG GTACAATGTGGAAGAGGAGGGCGGCTGCGACGATTTGGATCAGGGAGACAACGGCTGGAAGATCATACACACCGATGTTTTCAGATTCCCGCCGTTTAAAAGCCTTTTGTGCGCCGTTCTCGGAGTTGGAGCTCAGTTCTTAACTCTCGCCACAG CCATTATCGTCATGGCACTGCTGGGAATGTTCAACGTACACCGGCACGGGGCCATCAACTCGGCCGCCATCGTGCTGTACGCGCTCACCAGCTGCGTGTCCGGCTACGTCTCATGCAGTTTCTACACGCAGATCAACGGGCAGCGCTGGGTGTGGAACATCATCCTCACATCATCTCTTTTCTCAG CTCCGCTCTTCTTCACTTGGAGCGTGGTGAACTCGGTCCACTGGTGGAGCGGCTCCACGCAGGCTCTGCCGGCCACCACCGTGCTCCTGCTGCTGGGCGCCTGGGTGCTGGTGGGCTTCCCCCTGAGCGTCATCGGCGGCATCGTGGGGAAGAACCGAGCCGGCAGCTTCCAGGCACCGTGCCGCACCCGCAACATCCCCCGGCAGATCCCGCCGCAGCCCTGGTACAAACACACCGTCGTGCACATGGCCATTGGTGGCTTCCTGCCTTTCAG TGCCATCTCAGTAGAACTCTACTACATCTTCGCCACCGTTTGGGGCAGAGAACACTACACCCTGTACGGCATCCTGCTCTGCGTCTTCGCCATCTTGCTCTCGGTGGGCGCCTGCATCTCCGTCGCCCTGACCTACTTCCTCCTGTCGGGCGAGGACTACAGGTGGTGGTGGCGGAGCGTGCTGAGCACCGGATCCACGGGCCTCTTCATCTTCGTCTACTCCGTCTTCTACTACCGCAACCGCTCCTCCATGAGCGGCCTGGTGCAAAGCTCCGAGTTCTTCGGATACTCGCTTCTGACGGCGCTGGTGTTCACGCTGATGCTGGGCAGCGTGTCGTTCTGGGCCTCTCTGGCGTTCATTCGCTATATCTACCGCAACCTGAAGATGGATTAA
- the fen1 gene encoding flap endonuclease 1 isoform X1: MLQNQLNQSGRRIPRTPGPDGPLGSGNAHREALTLQPNTGDIMDEHLTMGIHGLAKLIADHAPGAIKEQDIKNYFGRKIAIDASMCIYQFLIAVRQDGNVLQSEDGETTSHLMGMFYRTIRMLENGIKPVYVFDGKPPQLKSAELEKRGERRAEAEKMLAKAQELGEQENIDKFSKRLVKVTKQHNDDCKKLLTLMGVPYIEAPCEAEASCAALVKEGKVFATATEDMDGLTFGTNVLLRHLTASEAKKLPVQEFHFNRILQDIGLTSEQFVDLCILLGCDYCGTIKGIGPKRAIDLIRQHGSIEEILENIDTNKHPAPEDWLYKEARNLFLKPEVVDSSTVDLKWREPDEEALIQFMCSEKQFSEDRIRNGCKKIMKSRQGSTQGRLDSFFSVTGSLSSKRKEPETKGSAKKKQKTGATPGKFKKGK; this comes from the exons ATGCTGCAGAACCAACTAAACCAGTCTGGTCGCCGGATTCCTCGGACTCCAGGCCCTGACGGTCCGCTCGGCTCCGGTAACGCTCACCGAGAAGCCCTAACGCTGCAGCCGAACACCGGGGACATCATGGATGAG CATCTCACAATGGGAATTCACGGACTGGCCAAGCTAATAGCTGATCATGCCCCCGGTGCCATCAAAGAACAGGACATCAAAAACTACTTCG GCAGGAAAATTGCTATCGATGCCTCCATGTGCATCTACCAGTTCCTGATTGCTGTCCGTCAGGATGGGAACGTTCTGCAGAGCGAAGATGGAGAGACTACAAG CCACTTGATGGGAATGTTCTACCGCACAATCCGCATGTTGGAGAACGGGATCAAGCCTGTGTATGTGTTTGATGGGAAACCTCCACAGCTCAAGTCAGCTGAG ctTGAGAAGAGAGGGGAGAGAAGAGCAGAAGCTGAGAAAATGCTTGCCAAAGCTCAGGaattag GTGAACAAGAGAATATTGACAAGTTCTCCAAGCGACTCGTGAAAGTCACCAAGCAGCATAACGATGATTGCAAGAAGCTTCTGACCTTGATGGGCGTGCCGTATATCGAG gcTCCGTGTGAGGCTGAAGCCAGCTGTGCTGCTCTGGTTAAAGAAGGGAAGGTCTTTGCTACGGCAACGGAGGATATGGACGGGCTGACCTTTGGGACGAATGTCCTACTAAGACATCTCACTGCCAGTGAAGCAAA gaaGCTTCCTGTTCAGGAATTTCACTTTAATCGCATCCTGCAGGACATCGGTCTGACCAGTGAGCAG ttcGTAGACCTTTGTATTCTGCTGGGTTGTGACTACTGCGGCACCATCAAGGGAATCGGTCCCAAGCGAGCCATCGACCTGATCCGGCAGCACGGCTCCATAGAGGAAATTCTGGAAAACATTGATACAAAT aagcATCCGGCCCCAGAGGACTGGCTGTACAAGGAAGCGaggaatttgtttttgaagccAGAGGTGGTGGACTCCTCCACAGTGGACCTGAAGTGGAGGGAGCCTGATGAGGAGGCTCTGATCCAATTCATGTGCAGTGAGAAACAATTCAG tgagGACAGGATCCGTAACGGCTGTAAAAAGATCATGAAGAGCAGACAAGGTAGCACACAGGGAAGACTGGACTCTTTCTTTTCCGTCACTGGTTCACTCTCCTCTAAAAGGAAG gAACCGGAGACCAAAGGATCTgcaaagaagaaacagaaaactggagCAACTCCAGGCAAATTTAAGAAGGGCAAATAG
- the fen1 gene encoding flap endonuclease 1 isoform X2: MGIHGLAKLIADHAPGAIKEQDIKNYFGRKIAIDASMCIYQFLIAVRQDGNVLQSEDGETTSHLMGMFYRTIRMLENGIKPVYVFDGKPPQLKSAELEKRGERRAEAEKMLAKAQELGEQENIDKFSKRLVKVTKQHNDDCKKLLTLMGVPYIEAPCEAEASCAALVKEGKVFATATEDMDGLTFGTNVLLRHLTASEAKKLPVQEFHFNRILQDIGLTSEQFVDLCILLGCDYCGTIKGIGPKRAIDLIRQHGSIEEILENIDTNKHPAPEDWLYKEARNLFLKPEVVDSSTVDLKWREPDEEALIQFMCSEKQFSEDRIRNGCKKIMKSRQGSTQGRLDSFFSVTGSLSSKRKEPETKGSAKKKQKTGATPGKFKKGK, translated from the exons ATGGGAATTCACGGACTGGCCAAGCTAATAGCTGATCATGCCCCCGGTGCCATCAAAGAACAGGACATCAAAAACTACTTCG GCAGGAAAATTGCTATCGATGCCTCCATGTGCATCTACCAGTTCCTGATTGCTGTCCGTCAGGATGGGAACGTTCTGCAGAGCGAAGATGGAGAGACTACAAG CCACTTGATGGGAATGTTCTACCGCACAATCCGCATGTTGGAGAACGGGATCAAGCCTGTGTATGTGTTTGATGGGAAACCTCCACAGCTCAAGTCAGCTGAG ctTGAGAAGAGAGGGGAGAGAAGAGCAGAAGCTGAGAAAATGCTTGCCAAAGCTCAGGaattag GTGAACAAGAGAATATTGACAAGTTCTCCAAGCGACTCGTGAAAGTCACCAAGCAGCATAACGATGATTGCAAGAAGCTTCTGACCTTGATGGGCGTGCCGTATATCGAG gcTCCGTGTGAGGCTGAAGCCAGCTGTGCTGCTCTGGTTAAAGAAGGGAAGGTCTTTGCTACGGCAACGGAGGATATGGACGGGCTGACCTTTGGGACGAATGTCCTACTAAGACATCTCACTGCCAGTGAAGCAAA gaaGCTTCCTGTTCAGGAATTTCACTTTAATCGCATCCTGCAGGACATCGGTCTGACCAGTGAGCAG ttcGTAGACCTTTGTATTCTGCTGGGTTGTGACTACTGCGGCACCATCAAGGGAATCGGTCCCAAGCGAGCCATCGACCTGATCCGGCAGCACGGCTCCATAGAGGAAATTCTGGAAAACATTGATACAAAT aagcATCCGGCCCCAGAGGACTGGCTGTACAAGGAAGCGaggaatttgtttttgaagccAGAGGTGGTGGACTCCTCCACAGTGGACCTGAAGTGGAGGGAGCCTGATGAGGAGGCTCTGATCCAATTCATGTGCAGTGAGAAACAATTCAG tgagGACAGGATCCGTAACGGCTGTAAAAAGATCATGAAGAGCAGACAAGGTAGCACACAGGGAAGACTGGACTCTTTCTTTTCCGTCACTGGTTCACTCTCCTCTAAAAGGAAG gAACCGGAGACCAAAGGATCTgcaaagaagaaacagaaaactggagCAACTCCAGGCAAATTTAAGAAGGGCAAATAG
- the LOC122824028 gene encoding B-cell receptor CD22-like isoform X1, protein MKSFKTQLTFKSIHCVKKGLLVCWSAASRMCFSLTIICSLLTFQFDSGAADDCESFKNPVLFITTPGNLEALNGLCLQVPCNFSAKGSASFTGENFGVWIKSDPRFKEFSTNVIFNSSRSINTYPLEITGNLERQDCTTVFHNLTREHSDMYFFRIEHTQFQATASCSGFRLTVRDSAWSPSINVPSDLKEHQSVTVTCSAFTPCPHSPPELTWNLQQDSLRQTGKNTDGTFTTKIQESITLSDTHDGYNIRCSARYPVIGGNKTAETEVTLSVSYAPRNTSASISPSGLVSAGSWVELSCSSRAKPPPSFTWFRISEDGATKVSVGKVYRLQMTNMTDLGSYYCKAENILGSQTSTQSHLKDHDTLWGAAAGGLVAIIVVICGAYVLWRLKFKHSALRQSQNTGFQEPTSTAENQDIHYGDIDFSAMRPSLRTARDKMDQQNVMYSEVKVCRTGNRTESVDGLYAQVKTKPASPHFAW, encoded by the exons ATGAAGTCCTTTAAGACACAGCtaacatttaaatcaattcaCTGCGTAAAGAAAGGACTTCTTGTGTGTTGGTCCG CAGCTTCCCGGATGTGCTTCAGTTTGACAATCATCTGTTCCTTACTAACTTTTCAGTTCGACTCAG GCGCTGCGGATGATTGTGAGTCTTTTAAGAATCCAGTCCTGTTCATCACAACGCCAGGAAATCTGGAAGCGCTGAATGGATTGTGTCTACAAGTCCCGTGCAACTTTTCTGCTAAAGGGAGCGCGAGCTTCACGGGAGAAAACTTTGGGGTGTGGATCAAGTCGGATCCTAGATTTAAAGAATTCTCCACGAATGTGATTTTCAACAGCAGCAGGTCGATAAATACGTATCCGCTGGAAATCACGGGAAACCTGGAGAGACAAGACTGCACAACTGTGTTTCACAACTTAACGAGGGAACATTCAGACATGTACTTCTTCCGAATTGAACATACGCAGTTCCAGGCAACAGCTTCCTGCAGTGGATTTCGCTTAACAGTCAGAG ATTCTGCATGGAGTCCCAGCATTAATGTTCCCTCTGACCTGAAGGAGCATCAGTCTGTCACTGTAACCTGCTCAGCTTTCACTCCCTGTCCACACTCACCTCCTGAACTCACCTGGAATCTCCAACAAGACTCTCTCAGACAAACAGGGAAAAACACAGATGGAACCTTTACAACTAAAATCCAGGAGAGCATCACTCTGTCAGACACACATGATGGATACAACATCAGATGTTCTGCCAGATATCCTGTGATTGGAGGAAACaagacagcagagacagaagtgACTCTCAGTGTTTCCT ATGCTCCTAGAAACACCTCAGcatccatcagtccatcagGTTTGGTGTCAGCAGGTAGCTGGGTGGAGCTGAGCTGCTCCAGCAGAGCCAAACCTCCAcccagcttcacctggttcaggaTCAGTGAAGATGGAGCCACTAAAGTGTCTGTGGGGAAAGTTTACAGACTCCAGATGACCAACATGACAGATTTGGGAAGTTATTACTGTAAGGCAGAAAATATTCTGGGGAGTCAGACATCTACACAGAGTCATTTAAAAGACCACG ACACATTATGgggagctgctgctgggggACTTGTTGCGATCATCGTTGTGATCTGTGGCGCTTACGTCCTTTG gcGCTTGAAGTTTAAACATTCAGCTTTACGTCAGTCTCAG AATACGGGTTTCCAAGAGCCGACCAGTACCGCAGAAAACCAGGACATCCATTATGGAGACATCGACTTCTCTGCGATGAGACCGTCGCTTAGAACAGCCCGAGACAAGATGGATCAGCAGAATGTGATGTACTCAGAAGTGAAAGTGTGCAGAACTGGCAACAGGACTGAATCTGTGGACGGCCTCTACGCTCAGGTGAAGACGAAACCAGCCAGCCCACATTTCGCCTGGTGA
- the LOC122824028 gene encoding B-cell receptor CD22-like isoform X2, which translates to MKSFKTQLTFKSIHCVKKGLLVCWSAASRMCFSLTIICSLLTFQFDSGAADDCESFKNPVLFITTPGNLEALNGLCLQVPCNFSAKGSASFTGENFGVWIKSDPRFKEFSTNVIFNSSRSINTYPLEITGNLERQDCTTVFHNLTREHSDMYFFRIEHTQFQATASCSGFRLTVRDSAWSPSINVPSDLKEHQSVTVTCSAFTPCPHSPPELTWNLQQDSLRQTGKNTDGTFTTKIQESITLSDTHDGYNIRCSARYPVIGGNKTAETEVTLSVSYAPRNTSASISPSGLVSAGSWVELSCSSRAKPPPSFTWFRISEDGATKVSVGKVYRLQMTNMTDLGSYYCKAENILGSQTSTQSHLKDHDTLWGAAAGGLVAIIVVICGAYVLWRLKFKHSALRQSQNTGFQEPTSTAENQDIHYGDIDFSAMRPSLRTARDKMDQQNVMYSEVKVCRTGNRTESVDGLYAQRHLCPGFDFPG; encoded by the exons ATGAAGTCCTTTAAGACACAGCtaacatttaaatcaattcaCTGCGTAAAGAAAGGACTTCTTGTGTGTTGGTCCG CAGCTTCCCGGATGTGCTTCAGTTTGACAATCATCTGTTCCTTACTAACTTTTCAGTTCGACTCAG GCGCTGCGGATGATTGTGAGTCTTTTAAGAATCCAGTCCTGTTCATCACAACGCCAGGAAATCTGGAAGCGCTGAATGGATTGTGTCTACAAGTCCCGTGCAACTTTTCTGCTAAAGGGAGCGCGAGCTTCACGGGAGAAAACTTTGGGGTGTGGATCAAGTCGGATCCTAGATTTAAAGAATTCTCCACGAATGTGATTTTCAACAGCAGCAGGTCGATAAATACGTATCCGCTGGAAATCACGGGAAACCTGGAGAGACAAGACTGCACAACTGTGTTTCACAACTTAACGAGGGAACATTCAGACATGTACTTCTTCCGAATTGAACATACGCAGTTCCAGGCAACAGCTTCCTGCAGTGGATTTCGCTTAACAGTCAGAG ATTCTGCATGGAGTCCCAGCATTAATGTTCCCTCTGACCTGAAGGAGCATCAGTCTGTCACTGTAACCTGCTCAGCTTTCACTCCCTGTCCACACTCACCTCCTGAACTCACCTGGAATCTCCAACAAGACTCTCTCAGACAAACAGGGAAAAACACAGATGGAACCTTTACAACTAAAATCCAGGAGAGCATCACTCTGTCAGACACACATGATGGATACAACATCAGATGTTCTGCCAGATATCCTGTGATTGGAGGAAACaagacagcagagacagaagtgACTCTCAGTGTTTCCT ATGCTCCTAGAAACACCTCAGcatccatcagtccatcagGTTTGGTGTCAGCAGGTAGCTGGGTGGAGCTGAGCTGCTCCAGCAGAGCCAAACCTCCAcccagcttcacctggttcaggaTCAGTGAAGATGGAGCCACTAAAGTGTCTGTGGGGAAAGTTTACAGACTCCAGATGACCAACATGACAGATTTGGGAAGTTATTACTGTAAGGCAGAAAATATTCTGGGGAGTCAGACATCTACACAGAGTCATTTAAAAGACCACG ACACATTATGgggagctgctgctgggggACTTGTTGCGATCATCGTTGTGATCTGTGGCGCTTACGTCCTTTG gcGCTTGAAGTTTAAACATTCAGCTTTACGTCAGTCTCAG AATACGGGTTTCCAAGAGCCGACCAGTACCGCAGAAAACCAGGACATCCATTATGGAGACATCGACTTCTCTGCGATGAGACCGTCGCTTAGAACAGCCCGAGACAAGATGGATCAGCAGAATGTGATGTACTCAGAAGTGAAAGTGTGCAGAACTGGCAACAGGACTGAATCTGTGGACGGCCTCTACGCTCAG AGACATTTATGCCCTGGGTTTGACTTCCCCGGTTGA
- the LOC122824029 gene encoding myelin-associated glycoprotein-like, with the protein MMNKMFLSVLFFSSSVVACVEDAGLFITAPTPMEALNGSCLHIPCSFTAKNEVSFSSGKPVGVWMKSDPKFSTFPQNVIFNSSETTNAYPMTISGNLMEKNCTTLFSGISQRHADTYYFRIESGQFKASAICNALQIKIKDSPWSPSINVPSDLKEHQSVTVTCSAFTPCPHSPPELTWNLQQDSLRQTEKNTDGTFTTKIQENITLSDTHDGYNIRCSARYPVIGGNKTAETEVTLSVSYAPRDTSASISPSGLVSAGSWVELSCSSRAKPPPSFTWFKNSEHGNINVSMGQVYSFNASEGGKYYCLATNDLGDERSSGIFLSFEVSPQQSEHWLEICTGIITIISVGVCIWAIVCWRRKKTTDEAVSWLQIENSLESTRSTEEEEKEQTLHYGEIQFLKRSPEPSNCRVELDTVYSQVKVSEPASRLRQMADDPECLYAQVRC; encoded by the exons ATGATGAACAAAATGTTCCTGAGTGTCCTCTTTTTTTCAA GCTCTGTGGTTGCTTGTGTTGAAGACGCGGGCCTGTTCATCACTGCACCGACACCGATGGAGGCTCTGAATGGATCCTGTTTGCATATTCCCTGTAGCTTCACAGCTAAAAATGAAGTCAGCTTTTCCAGTGGAAAGCCTGTCGGAGTCTGGATGAAAAGTGACCCGAAATTCTCCACATTTCCACAGAATGTGATTTTCAACAGCAGTGAGACGACAAACGCCTATCCCATGACTATAAGTGGCAATCTGATGGAGAAAAACTGCACCACTTTGTTTTCAGGCATAAGCCAAAGACATGCAGACACATATTACTTCAGAATTGAAAGCGGCCAATTTAAGGCTTCGGCTATTTGCAAtgctcttcaaataaaaattaaag ATTCTCCATGGAGTCCCAGCATTAATGTTCCCTCTGACCTGAAGGAGCATCAGTCTGTCACTGTAACCTGCTCAGCTTTCACTCCCTGTCCACACTCACCTCCTGAACTCACCTGGAATCTCCAACAAGACTCTctcagacaaacagagaaaaacacagatggaaCCTTTACAACTAAAATCCAGGAGAACATCACTCTGTCAGACACACATGATGGATACAACATCAGATGTTCTGCCAGATATCCTGTGATCGGAGGAAACaagacagcagagacagaagtgACTCTCAGTGTTTCCT ATGCTCCTAGAGACACCTCAGcatccatcagtccatcagGTTTGGTGTCAGCAGGTAGCTGGGTGGAGCTGAGCTGCTCCAGCAGAGCCAAACCTCCAcccagcttcacctggttcaagaACAGTGAACATGGAAACATTAATGTGTCCATGGGGCAGGTTTACAGCTTCAATGCCTCTGAGGGAGGAAAGTATTACTGTTTGGCCACAAATGATCTGGGGGATGAGAGATCATCAGGGATCTTCCTGAGTTTTGAAG TTTCGCCACAGCAATCTGAACACTGGCTGGAAATCTGCACTGGAATCATTACGATCATCAGTGTCGGTGTCTGTATTTG GGCTATCGTttgctggaggaggaaaaagacGACAGATGAAGCCGTATCATGGCTACAG ATTGAAAATAGTTTAGAGTCTACAAGAAgcacagaagaggaagaaaaagaacaaacccTCCATTATGGAGAGATTCAGTTTCTAAAGCGAAGCCCTGAACCATCCAACTGCAGAGTGGAGCTCGACACAGTCTACTCTCAGGTTAAAGTGTCTGAGCCAGCAAGTCGTTTGAGGCAAATGGCTGATGACCCAGAATGCCTCTATGCTCAAGTAAGATGTTAG